One window from the genome of Coturnix japonica isolate 7356 chromosome 21, Coturnix japonica 2.1, whole genome shotgun sequence encodes:
- the FAAP20 gene encoding Fanconi anemia core complex-associated protein 20, which produces MAEEGAAKLSLKARKAPTAHGRENNRATERQASTDRSSWFENNDLNECEKTWSLLLRNISPDLQCTSWQTVPSFPQFFSKGSEEENLQKQEVFKIGMKDFHWTPFPSFHKEHFKPDFSSPQLIETQLEHLHEEWDQADEPKSLPSASEQMCCKTNTGPPPDMAGEDIGGISKADVDLKPFTDTQHKTSTCHLPLPQGTVKALSVQQHCRGTVQNSKEKGKQEKSELQAQTHQSSISFGESRSVPTGRKPPLLSMAGNESCKENSVQESEGSSALDSCPMCLTPFSGRLSQLDIDGHLARCLSESTDDIMW; this is translated from the exons ATGGCCGAGGAAGGAGCCGCCAAACTGAGCCTTAAAGCCAGGAAAGCACCCACAGCCCACGGCAGGGAGAACAACAGGGCTACAGAGCGACA GGCATCGACTGACAGAAGTTCCTGGTTTGAAAACAATGATTTAAACGAGTGTGAGAAGACATGGAGCTTGCTACTGAGGAACATCAGTCCAGATTTACAATGCACAAGTTGGCAGACAGTGCCCAGCTTTCCACAGTTCTTCAGCAAG GGCTCTGAGGAAGAGAATCTACAAAAACAAGAAGTCTTCAAGATTGGAATGAAAGACTTTCACTGGACACCATTCCCATCCTTTcacaaagaacattttaaacCAGATTTTAGCTCCCCTCAGCTAATAGAAACACAACTGGAGCATTTACATGAAGAATGGGACCAAGCAGATGAACCGAAAAGTTTACCTTCTGCATCTGAGCAAATGTGCTGTAAAACTAATACAGGTCCCCCCCCAGACATGGCTGGGGAAGACATAGGAGGTATTTCCAAGGCAGATGTAGATCTCAAACCATTTACAGACACTCAACATAAAACTTCTACATGCCACCTGCCATTACCACAAGGAACTGTAAAAGCTTTAAGTGTTCAACAGCATTGCAGAGGGACTGTGCAGAACagcaaggagaagggaaaacaagagaaaagcgAGCTTCAAGCACAAACACAtcaaagcagtatttcatttgGTGAGAGCAGGAGTGTTCCTACAGGAAGGAAACCTCCACTGCTGAGCATGGCTGGAAATGAGAGCTGCAAAGAGAATTCGGTACAGGAGAGTGAAGGATCTTCAGCTCTTGACAGCTGCCCAATGTGCCTGACTCCTTTCAGTGGGAG GCTGTCACAACTGGATATCGATGGCCATCTTGCTAGATGCTTATCTGAAAGCACAGATGATATCATGTGGTAA